One window of the Acidobacteriota bacterium genome contains the following:
- a CDS encoding type II toxin-antitoxin system VapC family toxin: protein MPKRLYIDTSAYLCILLGEAGHEPLMREARGARLLSSVVLPLEAGRNLVRLSREGILSTADFQRCLSALTDDLQQFILRDLTLDLCVSLTMPVVSTPRSLDLAHLRTALWFHQQAKLTRFVTLDASQEIAARQLGLPV from the coding sequence ATGCCCAAACGTCTATACATCGATACTTCCGCCTACCTCTGCATCCTGCTGGGCGAGGCGGGACACGAGCCGTTGATGCGCGAGGCAAGGGGAGCCCGGCTGCTCTCGAGTGTCGTGCTGCCCCTCGAAGCGGGCAGAAACCTGGTACGCCTGTCCAGGGAAGGGATCCTATCGACGGCGGATTTCCAGCGATGCCTTTCGGCGCTGACGGACGATCTGCAGCAATTCATCCTTCGTGACCTGACCCTCGACCTGTGCGTCTCCTTGACGATGCCGGTCGTGTCCACCCCCCGCTCCCTCGACCTTGCGCACTTGCGCACGGCCCTCTGGTTTCACCAGCAGGCGAAGCTCACCCGATTCGTCACCCTCGACGCATCGCAGGAAATCGCGGCCCGCCAACTGGGACTGCCCGTGTGA